A region from the Sandaracinus amylolyticus genome encodes:
- a CDS encoding response regulator: MTEGARPTVWVAEDVTIEAEAVRRTLSATYHVVLFSDGAGVLERAATGELPDLLVLDWHMPGVQGIEVCRFLRTQEATLGLPILVFTSTGDEQDMLEALTAGADDWVGKQASAAELLARVATLVRAKQLRDRAERAEREIATLLVREREARAEAEAANRAKDVFLAMVSHELRTPLNAILGWSRLLRSGTLDTTRSERALDTIERNARAQARIVDDLLDLSRVIAGKLRLERVTLDAADEVEQAIESLRPAAAAKGVVIEQRVDRGLMIWGDPARVQQVAWNLVSNAIKFTPAGRRIEVTLAQECNDVCLRVRDEGIGIDPALVPHVFDRFRQADSTTTREQGGLGLGLAIVRQLTELHGGRVQAFSAGPGHGATFEIHLPAHTMHERPDATEVPRVRDDARGLHLLVVDDDPDGLELLRVALERAGASVQTASSAAAALALLETSVPDLMVSDVSMPNLDGYGLMRAVRARLGAKWVPAIALTAHARDEDRWEALAAGFQVHVPKPLDIDELLSVIRRLVRRPEAPPPER, from the coding sequence ATGACCGAGGGAGCACGGCCGACCGTCTGGGTCGCCGAGGACGTCACGATCGAAGCCGAGGCGGTTCGACGCACGTTGTCCGCGACCTACCACGTCGTGCTCTTCAGCGACGGCGCGGGCGTATTGGAGCGCGCGGCCACGGGCGAGCTGCCCGATCTGCTGGTGCTCGACTGGCACATGCCCGGCGTGCAGGGGATCGAGGTGTGCCGGTTCCTGCGCACGCAGGAGGCGACGCTCGGGCTGCCGATCCTCGTGTTCACGTCGACCGGTGACGAGCAGGACATGCTCGAGGCGCTCACCGCGGGCGCCGACGACTGGGTCGGCAAGCAGGCGAGCGCGGCCGAGCTGTTGGCGCGCGTGGCGACGCTCGTGCGCGCGAAGCAGCTGCGTGATCGCGCCGAGCGCGCGGAGCGCGAGATCGCCACGCTGCTCGTGCGCGAGCGAGAGGCGCGCGCCGAGGCCGAAGCCGCGAACCGCGCGAAGGACGTGTTCCTCGCGATGGTCTCGCACGAGCTGCGGACGCCGCTCAACGCGATCCTCGGATGGTCGCGCCTCTTGCGCTCGGGGACGCTCGACACGACGCGCTCCGAGCGCGCGCTCGACACGATCGAGCGCAACGCGCGCGCGCAGGCGCGCATCGTCGACGACCTGCTCGATCTCTCGCGCGTGATCGCGGGGAAGCTGCGCCTCGAGCGCGTGACGCTCGACGCCGCCGACGAGGTCGAGCAGGCGATCGAGAGCCTGCGTCCCGCGGCCGCGGCGAAGGGCGTGGTGATCGAGCAGCGCGTCGACCGCGGGCTGATGATCTGGGGCGATCCCGCGCGCGTGCAGCAGGTCGCGTGGAACCTCGTGTCGAACGCGATCAAGTTCACGCCGGCGGGCCGTCGCATCGAGGTGACGCTCGCGCAGGAGTGCAACGACGTCTGCCTGCGCGTGCGCGACGAGGGCATCGGGATCGATCCCGCGCTCGTGCCGCACGTGTTCGATCGCTTCCGCCAGGCGGACTCGACGACGACGCGCGAGCAGGGCGGGCTCGGCCTCGGGCTCGCGATCGTCCGGCAGCTCACGGAGCTGCACGGCGGCCGCGTGCAGGCGTTCAGCGCCGGTCCGGGCCACGGCGCGACGTTCGAGATCCACCTCCCTGCGCACACGATGCACGAGCGGCCGGACGCGACGGAGGTACCGCGGGTGCGCGACGACGCGCGCGGGCTGCACCTGCTCGTCGTCGACGACGATCCCGACGGGCTCGAGCTCCTGCGCGTCGCGCTCGAGCGCGCGGGCGCGTCGGTGCAGACCGCGTCGTCGGCGGCCGCGGCGCTCGCGTTGCTCGAGACATCGGTGCCCGACCTGATGGTGTCGGACGTCTCGATGCCGAACCTCGACGGTTACGGGCTGATGCGCGCGGTGCGCGCGCGGCTCGGCGCGAAGTGGGTACCGGCCATCGCGCTCACCGCGCACGCGCGCGACGAGGATCGCTGGGAAGCGCTCGCCGCGGGCTTCCAGGTGCACGTGCCGAAGCCGCTCGACATCGACGAGCTGCTCTCGGTGATCCGCAGGCTCGTTCGGCGTCCCGAGGCTCCTCCGCCGGAACGTTGA
- a CDS encoding response regulator translates to MANILVVDDSKVMRDMVVACLRGLPGAVFAHAGSGLEAIERLSMERFELVVLDLNMPDIGGIEVLEFVRGQDHLKTLPIIVVTTRGDEGSRASSLEAGASRFMVKPFSPEEILAETRALLGPAEGV, encoded by the coding sequence GTGGCCAACATCCTCGTGGTGGACGACAGCAAGGTGATGCGCGACATGGTCGTCGCGTGCCTGCGAGGTCTGCCCGGCGCCGTGTTCGCCCACGCGGGCAGCGGCCTCGAGGCGATCGAGCGGCTCTCGATGGAGCGCTTCGAGCTCGTCGTGCTCGACCTCAACATGCCGGACATCGGCGGCATCGAGGTGCTCGAGTTCGTGCGCGGGCAGGATCACCTCAAGACGCTGCCGATCATCGTGGTGACGACGCGCGGCGACGAAGGGTCGCGCGCGAGCTCGCTCGAGGCGGGCGCGTCGCGGTTCATGGTCAAGCCCTTCTCGCCGGAGGAGATCCTCGCGGAGACGCGCGCTCTGCTCGGCCCCGCCGAGGGCGTGTGA
- a CDS encoding chemotaxis protein CheA, producing MSRVDLREFLDAYLDEVDEHLANANTQLLALDAALRAGEPTLRAVRELFRALHTIKGLSAMVGVEPIVAIAHRMEASLRAADRAGGHVPEGAIDVMLQAVAAIQQRVRALASDRPVPAPPSALLSALDALDEVRTPLPVARATGGLALDPVVNAKIAAFERDTLERGIAGGRRALCVRFAPSPERAAAGTNINTVRERLGVISEIVKVVPVSAPRSAEAPAGLTFALLVLTHASDEEVVRAVGVDAGSIEIVGEPAASAPAPEPQVAPIPAIEDDERDDVQRRGVVRVDVARLDEALERLAQLVISRGVLAREIAALASRGADVRGLQIVLREQSRQLRDMRAAVLQLRMVPASEVLERVPLVVRGLRRATGKAVRLELDAGRTELDKAVAERLFPALVHLVRNAVDHAIEPAEERRQAGKPEEGLLRVTFETRGTGQIALIVQDDGRGIDAERVAARAGVEVPNNDAALLQLLCRPGLSTRDQVSTTSGRGIGMDVVRRIVVEELGGDLAMTTTPGRGTTITARVPLTLSIVDVLTFECGAQRFVVPMATIDEIIEVDPTHVSAPPRVHGASTVALIERRGEPVPLVRLDRTLGLSSSDPERPKALVVRRDGDAIAFAIDRTIGQQEVVVRPLEDPLLRVPGVTGATDLGDGRPTLVVDLVALLSRMSAEVRSFEPSEVRT from the coding sequence GTGAGCCGCGTCGATCTGCGCGAGTTCCTCGACGCATACCTCGACGAGGTCGACGAGCACCTCGCGAACGCGAACACGCAGCTCCTCGCGCTCGACGCCGCGCTGCGCGCGGGGGAGCCGACGCTGCGCGCGGTGCGCGAGCTGTTCCGCGCGCTGCACACGATCAAGGGGCTCTCCGCGATGGTCGGCGTGGAGCCGATCGTCGCGATCGCGCACCGGATGGAGGCGTCGCTGCGCGCGGCGGATCGCGCGGGCGGGCACGTGCCCGAGGGCGCGATCGACGTGATGCTGCAGGCGGTCGCCGCGATCCAGCAGCGCGTTCGCGCGCTCGCGAGCGATCGCCCGGTGCCCGCGCCGCCGAGCGCGCTGCTCTCGGCGCTCGACGCGCTCGACGAGGTCCGCACGCCGCTGCCGGTCGCGCGTGCGACCGGCGGGCTCGCGCTCGATCCCGTGGTGAACGCGAAGATCGCGGCGTTCGAGCGCGACACGCTGGAGCGCGGCATCGCCGGTGGCCGGCGCGCGCTGTGCGTGCGCTTCGCGCCGTCGCCCGAGCGTGCGGCGGCGGGCACGAACATCAACACCGTCCGCGAGCGGCTCGGTGTCATCTCCGAGATCGTGAAGGTCGTCCCGGTGTCGGCGCCGCGGAGCGCGGAGGCACCGGCCGGGCTCACGTTCGCGCTGCTCGTGCTCACGCACGCATCCGACGAGGAGGTCGTGCGCGCGGTCGGCGTCGATGCCGGCTCGATCGAGATCGTGGGCGAGCCCGCGGCGAGCGCGCCGGCGCCCGAGCCGCAGGTCGCGCCGATCCCGGCGATCGAGGACGACGAGCGCGACGACGTGCAGCGCCGCGGCGTGGTGCGCGTCGACGTCGCGCGGCTCGACGAGGCGCTGGAGCGGCTCGCGCAGCTCGTGATCTCGCGTGGCGTGCTCGCGCGCGAGATCGCGGCGCTCGCCTCGCGCGGCGCGGACGTGCGAGGGCTGCAGATCGTCCTGCGCGAGCAGTCGCGGCAGCTGCGCGACATGCGCGCGGCGGTGCTGCAGCTGCGCATGGTGCCCGCGAGCGAGGTGCTGGAGCGCGTGCCGCTGGTCGTCCGCGGGCTGCGGCGCGCGACGGGCAAGGCGGTGCGCCTCGAGCTCGACGCGGGGCGCACCGAGCTCGACAAGGCGGTCGCCGAGCGGCTCTTCCCGGCGCTCGTGCACCTCGTGCGCAACGCCGTCGATCACGCGATCGAGCCGGCGGAGGAGCGACGGCAGGCGGGCAAGCCGGAGGAAGGTCTTCTCCGCGTGACGTTCGAGACGCGCGGCACCGGGCAGATCGCGCTGATCGTGCAGGACGACGGACGCGGCATCGACGCGGAGCGCGTCGCCGCGCGCGCGGGCGTCGAGGTGCCGAACAACGACGCGGCGCTCCTCCAGCTGCTCTGCCGGCCCGGGCTCTCGACGCGCGATCAGGTGAGCACGACGAGCGGACGCGGCATCGGCATGGACGTGGTGCGCCGCATCGTCGTCGAGGAGCTCGGCGGCGATCTCGCGATGACGACGACGCCCGGGCGCGGCACGACGATCACCGCGCGCGTGCCGCTCACGCTGTCGATCGTCGACGTGCTCACGTTCGAGTGCGGCGCGCAGCGCTTCGTCGTCCCGATGGCGACGATCGACGAGATCATCGAGGTCGATCCGACGCACGTCTCGGCGCCGCCGCGCGTGCACGGTGCCTCGACGGTCGCGCTGATCGAGCGGCGCGGCGAGCCCGTGCCGCTGGTGCGGCTCGATCGGACGCTGGGCCTGTCGAGCTCCGATCCCGAGCGCCCCAAGGCGCTCGTCGTACGGCGTGACGGCGACGCGATCGCGTTCGCGATCGATCGCACGATCGGCCAGCAGGAGGTCGTGGTGAGGCCGCTCGAAGATCCGCTGCTGCGCGTGCCCGGCGTGACCGGCGCGACCGATCTCGGCGACGGCAGGCCCACGCTGGTCGTCGACCTCGTGGCGCTGCTCTCGCGGATGAGCGCCGAAGTGCGCTCCTTCGAGCCGAGCGAGGTGCGGACGTGA
- a CDS encoding chemotaxis protein CheW, whose translation MSVLHVLFRVGDAEYAIAADEVLQMESYDGATPVPNAAAHVAGIVQVRGRVVPVVDLRVRFNAPVRERTIDTRVVVAQRGERAVALLVDAAREVARLAPEQLKPPPPMVAAQSAGFVRAIAQVAGRMVMLIDLDRVVGEERLDGE comes from the coding sequence GTGAGCGTGCTGCACGTGCTCTTCCGCGTCGGCGATGCGGAGTACGCGATCGCCGCCGACGAGGTGCTCCAGATGGAGTCGTACGACGGCGCGACGCCGGTCCCGAACGCGGCGGCGCACGTCGCGGGGATCGTGCAGGTGCGCGGGCGCGTGGTGCCGGTCGTCGATCTGCGCGTGCGCTTCAACGCGCCGGTGCGCGAGCGGACGATCGATACGCGCGTGGTCGTCGCGCAGCGCGGCGAGCGCGCGGTGGCGCTGCTGGTCGACGCGGCGCGCGAGGTCGCGCGGCTGGCGCCGGAGCAGCTCAAGCCGCCGCCGCCGATGGTAGCGGCGCAGAGCGCGGGTTTCGTGCGCGCGATCGCGCAGGTCGCGGGGCGCATGGTGATGCTGATCGATCTCGACCGGGTGGTCGGCGAGGAGCGGCTCGATGGCGAATGA